From Oceanipulchritudo coccoides, the proteins below share one genomic window:
- a CDS encoding ExbD/TolR family protein: protein MSKRGSILSDEAEMSDINISPMIDMVFILLIFFIVTTVFVQEPGVEVQREFAMSALDLEKNSILIAITDDGEVVYGGSTIGIVGVRGVVKRLTADNESMPVILQVDRAAPAGTVIRVIDEAKLANPPSVVSISTEGQ, encoded by the coding sequence ATGAGTAAACGAGGAAGCATTCTTTCCGATGAAGCGGAAATGAGCGATATCAACATCTCCCCGATGATTGATATGGTCTTCATTCTCCTGATTTTCTTCATCGTGACCACGGTCTTTGTCCAGGAACCGGGTGTGGAGGTCCAACGCGAGTTTGCCATGTCCGCCCTCGATCTGGAAAAGAACTCTATCCTTATCGCAATCACCGATGATGGCGAAGTGGTCTATGGTGGATCGACAATCGGTATTGTTGGGGTTCGAGGCGTGGTAAAGCGTCTCACGGCCGACAACGAATCAATGCCCGTCATTCTTCAGGTAGACCGCGCCGCTCCAGCCGGAACAGTGATCAGAGTCATCGACGAAGCCAAATTGGCAAACCCTCCTTCCGTGGTCAGTATTTCCACTGAAGGCCAATAA
- a CDS encoding tetratricopeptide repeat protein: protein MKRIITLITLAAASLPATAQQQVISVDTSPAKAFYATDAWNKAFMGYYGVDSGTEPGVTEDTDEREVLGQIREFLQSGSDSGIRSATQAIATLVQQQQAKGVATSPMMLQIAGTLEMRNAEITNNYTEKAQILRRSEDYLRRAIEAFPNFLRAHKNLANLLFRNDRAAEAKKHFIKAVELGDKDAVTYGLLGAIFMEEGKLISSETSLRNSLMINPTILEFKQLLGNVLLQQERYGEAKEVFAELLLKRPNEVNFWMAQSNCYIALDQIDEATRNLEIVRFMGKANVPSLMLLGDVYINKEMIDEATEVYLEAIALDPSDANLSNFIRASETLGNFAAYSQAMSVITKIDGNYKDRLSDEQEIELLSLKSEINISLGKGKEAAGNLEALLKKDPFNARALLSLARYYSDADIDESLEVEQQDLQRSRYQQQAIIYYERAQNLDDQTSQVRAFIGEAQLRVQRDELELAADLLADAQSIQYQDNVQAYLDQIRAALKNRRRS from the coding sequence ATGAAACGAATCATCACACTTATCACCCTTGCAGCAGCGAGCCTTCCGGCAACTGCTCAGCAGCAAGTCATTTCAGTCGACACATCCCCGGCGAAGGCCTTTTACGCCACTGACGCCTGGAACAAGGCCTTTATGGGCTATTATGGCGTCGATTCCGGCACCGAACCCGGTGTCACCGAAGACACCGATGAACGGGAAGTCCTCGGTCAGATCCGTGAATTCCTGCAGAGTGGCTCCGATTCCGGTATCCGTTCGGCCACACAGGCCATCGCTACGCTAGTTCAGCAACAGCAGGCAAAGGGCGTCGCAACAAGCCCCATGATGCTGCAGATCGCCGGCACGCTGGAAATGCGCAATGCTGAAATTACAAATAATTACACCGAGAAGGCTCAGATCCTGCGCCGCTCGGAGGATTACCTGAGACGCGCAATCGAGGCCTTTCCAAATTTCCTCCGTGCGCACAAGAATCTCGCTAATCTCCTGTTCCGGAATGACCGCGCCGCTGAAGCGAAGAAGCACTTCATTAAGGCAGTTGAACTGGGCGACAAGGACGCCGTCACATACGGCTTGCTGGGCGCGATCTTCATGGAGGAGGGGAAGCTAATTTCCTCAGAGACAAGTCTGCGCAACAGCCTCATGATCAATCCGACCATTCTTGAGTTCAAGCAGTTGCTCGGAAATGTGCTTCTCCAGCAGGAGCGCTATGGCGAGGCCAAGGAAGTCTTTGCAGAACTGCTCCTGAAGCGCCCCAACGAAGTCAACTTCTGGATGGCGCAGTCCAATTGTTATATCGCTCTTGACCAGATTGATGAAGCAACGCGGAACTTGGAAATCGTCCGGTTCATGGGCAAGGCCAATGTGCCGTCCCTCATGCTGCTGGGTGATGTCTACATCAATAAGGAAATGATTGATGAAGCCACGGAAGTGTACCTCGAGGCGATCGCCCTTGATCCATCAGATGCAAACTTGAGCAATTTTATCCGCGCCTCCGAAACCCTTGGCAATTTTGCCGCCTACAGCCAGGCCATGTCGGTCATCACCAAGATCGACGGTAATTACAAGGATCGCCTTAGTGATGAGCAGGAAATCGAACTCCTGTCCCTGAAGTCGGAGATCAATATTTCCCTCGGCAAGGGCAAGGAAGCCGCAGGCAATCTTGAGGCCCTCCTCAAGAAGGATCCTTTCAATGCGCGGGCGCTCCTCAGCCTTGCTCGCTACTACAGCGACGCAGATATTGATGAAAGTCTCGAGGTTGAGCAACAGGACCTGCAACGGTCGCGCTACCAGCAGCAGGCGATTATCTACTATGAACGTGCGCAAAACCTTGACGACCAGACCTCTCAGGTCCGGGCCTTCATCGGTGAAGCCCAATTGCGGGTTCAACGCGATGAGCTCGAACTGGCCGCCGATCTGCTGGCTGATGCGCAGTCTATCCAATACCAGGACAACGTTCAGGCCTATCTGGACCAGATCCGCGCAGCACTTAAAAATCGCCGTCGTAGTTAA
- a CDS encoding energy transducer TonB — MSDKKNNQPPDLKQEFPRSFLVGFLFMAAVLLALPISQLITEFSSGNRTEINVIDYKPPPVMEEQQPPDDDQEEEEIEEIEQNREPPTLEQLELSMSADLSGFTSSDFTVPTINIGDQLSDIIYELEDLTRAPRPISQRAPTYPPELRRAGISGTVVLMFIVRDDGSTSNISVERSDNPAFEEPAVRAVRKWRFEPGEKDGKAVNTRVRIPIPFKFNR, encoded by the coding sequence ATGTCAGACAAAAAGAATAACCAGCCCCCGGATCTCAAGCAGGAGTTTCCTCGCTCTTTCCTGGTCGGCTTTCTCTTTATGGCTGCGGTCTTGCTAGCGCTTCCCATTAGTCAGCTCATTACAGAGTTCTCCTCGGGAAACCGCACTGAGATCAATGTCATCGACTACAAGCCGCCGCCCGTCATGGAGGAGCAGCAACCGCCGGATGACGATCAGGAGGAAGAGGAAATTGAAGAGATTGAACAAAACCGTGAGCCTCCGACCCTCGAACAGCTTGAGCTCTCCATGAGTGCCGATTTGTCCGGGTTCACCAGTTCGGACTTCACGGTTCCGACAATCAATATCGGTGACCAGCTGAGCGACATTATTTACGAGCTTGAAGACTTGACCCGCGCTCCGCGGCCAATCTCCCAGCGCGCCCCGACCTACCCGCCAGAGCTTCGGCGAGCTGGTATTTCCGGCACGGTCGTCCTCATGTTTATTGTGCGTGATGACGGCTCAACGAGTAACATCTCCGTCGAGCGCTCAGATAACCCCGCCTTTGAGGAGCCGGCCGTACGGGCCGTCCGCAAATGGCGTTTTGAACCTGGAGAAAAGGACGGAAAAGCTGTGAACACACGCGTCCGTATCCCCATTCCATTTAAATTTAACCGCTAA
- a CDS encoding MotA/TolQ/ExbB proton channel family protein: protein MKKIVTLLLVLGSLGLNAQNTQSFTAAANEAEQRLEKALAELDLIQEEINTTRPKLGAKLDDVESEALRLRSEASNVARIKAGFDVEVSQLGNERQSVIDNNNYIQSTLLNEYIRRLELTIDPSEIPQYSDVIRQTLAFLETEEEVDDTTIFKNQLEIVSMSLDRVEDIIGGNTFEGNAIVDGTLKDGQFALLGPVSYFTDGAGTVGITNGMIENKANIYTLKGYGDSISGTISSGSGNLPIDTTDGEALEGITHDITLLQEFALGGFVMFPILGLFILAILIAIFKAIELFRVKAAKAKDIDVILDHLRADNSDAALAHAKSVGGPVGEMLCTAVENASEDREVIEEVLYETIIKTQPKLERLLAFIAVVAATAPLLGLLGTVTGMIKTFKLITIVGTGDARNLSSGISEALITTKWGLIVAIPTLIMHALLNRKAKGVVGSMEQSAVGFINGVVEIRGESKEQA, encoded by the coding sequence ATGAAAAAGATTGTAACACTTCTTTTGGTATTGGGTTCCTTGGGCCTCAATGCACAAAACACCCAGTCCTTCACCGCCGCCGCCAACGAGGCTGAGCAGCGCTTGGAAAAGGCTCTTGCTGAACTCGACCTGATCCAGGAGGAAATCAACACCACGCGCCCGAAACTGGGAGCTAAACTGGATGACGTGGAGTCAGAGGCTCTTCGCCTGCGCAGTGAGGCATCCAATGTGGCCCGTATCAAGGCAGGTTTTGACGTTGAAGTGAGCCAGCTCGGAAACGAACGGCAAAGTGTCATTGATAATAACAATTATATTCAATCGACTTTGCTCAATGAGTACATACGGCGCCTCGAGCTGACTATTGATCCATCCGAAATCCCACAGTACTCGGATGTCATCCGCCAGACACTGGCATTTCTGGAAACGGAAGAAGAGGTCGACGACACGACAATTTTCAAGAATCAACTCGAGATTGTCAGCATGTCCCTCGATCGCGTGGAAGACATCATCGGTGGAAACACATTTGAAGGGAACGCCATCGTCGATGGCACCCTCAAGGATGGTCAGTTTGCCCTCCTCGGCCCGGTATCCTACTTCACCGACGGAGCCGGCACGGTTGGAATCACCAATGGAATGATTGAGAACAAGGCCAACATCTATACCCTTAAGGGATATGGTGACAGCATTTCCGGTACAATCAGCAGTGGTTCCGGCAACCTCCCAATCGACACGACTGACGGTGAGGCCCTGGAAGGTATCACTCACGATATTACCCTCCTGCAGGAATTTGCCCTGGGCGGTTTTGTCATGTTCCCGATTCTCGGTCTCTTTATCCTCGCTATCCTGATCGCCATTTTCAAAGCCATTGAACTCTTCCGGGTCAAGGCAGCCAAGGCCAAGGATATCGATGTCATCCTTGACCATCTGCGAGCCGACAACTCCGATGCAGCCCTTGCCCACGCAAAGTCAGTGGGTGGTCCTGTTGGAGAAATGCTTTGTACAGCTGTTGAGAATGCTTCCGAAGACCGCGAGGTCATTGAGGAAGTCCTCTACGAAACGATCATCAAAACCCAGCCAAAACTGGAACGCTTGCTGGCTTTCATCGCCGTGGTAGCTGCCACAGCCCCTCTTTTGGGTCTGCTCGGTACGGTTACCGGTATGATCAAGACCTTCAAGTTGATCACGATTGTCGGCACGGGTGATGCGAGGAATCTCTCCTCCGGTATTTCCGAAGCCCTGATCACCACCAAATGGGGTCTGATCGTGGCTATCCCGACTCTTATCATGCACGCCCTCCTCAACCGCAAGGCGAAGGGTGTTGTTGGGAGCATGGAGCAATCCGCTGTCGGATTCATCAATGGCGTAGTCGAGATTCGTGGAGAATCCAAGGAGCAGGCCTAA
- a CDS encoding MotA/TolQ/ExbB proton channel family protein, translating to MEDTATLEQAAAATQGGGMSIGEFISFVWQTWVEGGWLMVPLAGLALLIYFEAMSLILRLGKAKVKKTPRSIWSEWLDDPSKGSGHIGEVIRFVVGDGIGSSNALLRVEAVKSKLLPDVNSRIVVLSILVTIAPLMGLLGTVIGMLTTFRGLATASGQAVDLVAEGIRVALITTQTGLMIAIPGYIFISMVIRSRNTYLAFLAELETTVVQRIHKLEDAK from the coding sequence ATGGAAGATACCGCAACACTGGAACAGGCCGCTGCCGCCACACAAGGCGGTGGTATGTCAATCGGCGAGTTTATCTCATTCGTCTGGCAAACATGGGTCGAAGGAGGATGGCTGATGGTCCCTCTGGCGGGCCTTGCCCTGCTGATTTATTTCGAAGCAATGTCCCTCATTCTCCGTTTGGGCAAGGCGAAGGTCAAAAAGACCCCCCGCTCAATCTGGTCGGAGTGGTTGGATGATCCCTCCAAGGGATCCGGACATATTGGTGAAGTCATCCGCTTCGTTGTGGGTGATGGCATCGGATCGAGCAATGCCCTACTCAGGGTTGAAGCGGTCAAGTCCAAGCTTCTCCCGGATGTCAATTCCCGGATTGTCGTACTCAGTATCCTCGTCACCATCGCCCCCCTCATGGGTCTGCTGGGGACCGTCATCGGGATGCTGACCACTTTCCGTGGTCTTGCCACGGCCTCGGGACAAGCGGTTGATCTTGTGGCGGAGGGCATTCGTGTCGCTCTGATCACGACTCAGACCGGCCTCATGATTGCCATCCCAGGCTACATTTTTATCTCCATGGTGATTCGCAGCCGAAACACTTACCTGGCATTTCTGGCTGAGCTGGAAACAACAGTCGTGCAGCGCATCCACAAACTGGAGGACGCCAAATGA